A stretch of Paludisphaera borealis DNA encodes these proteins:
- a CDS encoding zinc-dependent alcohol dehydrogenase family protein has product MRAMLLKAVGPLWANPTPLESVDWPDPVPGPGEILIRVNACGVCHTELDEIEGRSPPPRLPIIPGHQVVGRVEDLGPSAEGFRVGDRVGVAWIFSACGRCAYCRRGLENLCSQFRATGRDASGGYAERMTAPAAFAHAIPDVFDDEEAAPLLCAGAIGFRSLRLTGMEDGQSLGLTGFGASAHLVLKLVRHRFPGTRVFVFARTESERVFARELGATWAGDTAERSPEALHAIIDTTPAWTTVVEALGNLERGGRLVVNAIRKEEADKEALLGLDYPKHLWLEKEIKSVANVTRADVREFLRLAAEIPLKAEVQEYPLEEANRALTEMKAGIVRGAKVLRVA; this is encoded by the coding sequence ATGCGGGCAATGCTGCTGAAGGCCGTAGGCCCCCTATGGGCCAACCCGACGCCGCTCGAGTCGGTCGACTGGCCCGATCCGGTGCCGGGGCCGGGCGAGATCCTGATCCGGGTGAACGCCTGCGGGGTCTGCCACACCGAGCTCGACGAGATCGAGGGGCGGTCGCCGCCGCCACGACTACCGATCATCCCGGGCCATCAGGTCGTGGGCCGGGTCGAAGACCTGGGCCCAAGCGCGGAGGGCTTCCGGGTCGGCGATCGAGTCGGAGTCGCCTGGATTTTCTCTGCTTGCGGGCGATGCGCCTATTGCCGCCGGGGCCTGGAGAACCTATGCAGCCAGTTCCGTGCGACCGGCCGCGATGCGAGCGGCGGATACGCTGAGCGGATGACTGCGCCTGCGGCCTTCGCCCACGCGATCCCGGACGTGTTCGACGACGAGGAGGCCGCGCCCCTCCTTTGCGCCGGGGCCATCGGCTTCCGATCGCTCCGTCTGACCGGCATGGAAGACGGCCAAAGCCTGGGCCTGACCGGCTTTGGCGCGTCGGCGCATCTCGTGCTGAAGCTGGTCCGCCACAGGTTTCCCGGCACCCGGGTCTTCGTCTTCGCCCGCACCGAGTCGGAGCGAGTCTTCGCTCGGGAGCTCGGCGCCACCTGGGCGGGCGACACCGCCGAGCGTTCCCCGGAGGCGCTACACGCCATCATCGACACGACCCCCGCCTGGACGACGGTCGTCGAGGCACTCGGGAATCTCGAGCGTGGCGGGCGGCTGGTCGTCAACGCGATCCGCAAGGAGGAAGCCGACAAGGAGGCGCTGCTGGGGCTCGACTACCCGAAGCACCTCTGGCTCGAGAAGGAGATCAAGAGCGTCGCCAACGTCACCCGCGCCGACGTGCGCGAGTTCCTCCGGCTGGCGGCCGAGATCCCACTCAAGGCCGAGGTGCAGGAGTATCCCCTGGAGGAGGCGAACCGCGCCCTGACCGAGATGAAGGCGGGGATCGTTCGCGGGGCCAAGGTCCTGCGGGTGGCCTGA
- a CDS encoding thiolase family protein, with product MANDQSVIVAGVRTPIGAFLGGLSAVPAPQLGAACVRALVERTGAPPERIDEVLMGSCIAAGQGMNPARQAAILSGLPTSVHAATINEACASGMRAVMLADQILRAGDARLIIAGGMESMSRAPYLLPKAREGFRLGNGEIVDSMMFDGLTDAYANKPMGHFADACARECGLDRERQDAYAVLSHTRARKALAEKAFANEIVPVSVTVRGKTTIVGEDEGPGKFNEAKLLSLRPAFGDDGTVTAGNASSLNDGAAALMVSTMETCNAFGLKPVARIVGAAIHSQEPERFTTAPVGALKKLLERIGWKVDDVDLFEVNEAFAVVALAVADQTGLPSDRTNVFGGAIALGHPIGSSGARLLVTLIHGLERTGGRRGVAALCVGGGEGIAMAVERIV from the coding sequence ATGGCGAACGATCAGTCGGTGATCGTGGCGGGCGTCCGGACGCCGATCGGTGCTTTTCTGGGAGGGCTGTCGGCCGTCCCCGCGCCGCAACTGGGGGCCGCCTGCGTGCGGGCGCTGGTCGAGCGGACGGGAGCGCCGCCGGAACGGATCGACGAGGTGCTCATGGGAAGCTGCATCGCGGCCGGCCAGGGGATGAACCCCGCGCGGCAGGCGGCGATCCTCAGCGGCTTGCCGACGAGCGTCCACGCGGCGACGATCAACGAAGCCTGCGCCTCGGGGATGCGCGCGGTGATGCTGGCCGACCAGATCCTCCGGGCGGGCGACGCCCGGCTGATCATCGCCGGCGGGATGGAGAGCATGAGCCGGGCGCCCTACCTTCTGCCCAAGGCTCGCGAAGGCTTCCGACTGGGGAACGGCGAGATCGTCGACTCGATGATGTTCGACGGCCTGACCGACGCCTACGCCAACAAGCCGATGGGCCATTTCGCCGACGCATGCGCCCGCGAATGCGGCCTCGACCGCGAGCGGCAAGACGCTTACGCCGTCCTGAGCCACACTCGCGCCCGCAAGGCTCTCGCCGAGAAGGCGTTCGCCAACGAAATCGTCCCCGTGTCGGTCACCGTCCGGGGCAAGACGACGATCGTCGGCGAGGACGAAGGACCGGGCAAGTTCAACGAGGCCAAGCTGCTCAGCCTCCGTCCCGCGTTCGGCGACGACGGCACGGTCACGGCCGGCAACGCATCAAGCCTCAACGACGGCGCCGCGGCGCTCATGGTCTCGACGATGGAGACCTGTAACGCGTTCGGCCTGAAACCCGTCGCCCGGATCGTCGGCGCGGCGATCCACAGCCAGGAGCCCGAGCGGTTCACCACCGCGCCCGTCGGCGCCCTCAAAAAGCTGCTCGAAAGGATCGGCTGGAAGGTCGATGACGTCGACCTCTTTGAAGTCAATGAGGCGTTCGCCGTCGTCGCCCTAGCCGTGGCCGACCAGACCGGCCTGCCCTCCGACCGGACGAACGTCTTCGGCGGCGCCATCGCGCTGGGCCACCCGATCGGCAGCAGCGGCGCGCGGCTGCTCGTCACCTTGATCCACGGCCTCGAACGAACCGGCGGCCGTCGCGGCGTCGCCGCCCTGTGCGTCGGCGGCGGCGAGGGAATCGCTATGGCCGTCGAGCGGATCGTTTAA
- a CDS encoding universal stress protein, with protein sequence MTPIRTILVPTDFSPQSNHALSTAAALAREHGARLVVVNVELLCSDDPPPSSHAEESFRRACEERLDRFCKPARGVTLEKRLTRGAPAEEILRVAEASDCDLIVMGTHGRTGLGRLLLGSVTEQVMRRAKVSMLAIRVPADDAESESGDEAETLQEAGGSPVRTILVPMDFSKNANYAFDTAISLARDSGARVILLHVEELEEPIWSGELPAAYDAEVVLRKHARKRLRTCCDAVTGVAVEWRSTSGRPAEEILRVADESHCDLIIMSTHGSRGLDRLLFGSVAEEVLRRTKCPLLVVKTPVRTVASHDPMDPAFTKVGPPRSEKESSLVPTIEQHTTPPKADADKIVVLHGLCPCTGHPVSYVHHHEFPEVVGEGDTDAEGVNHLTLLLGRARDNAGGDWRRDAIDRAVEDAAEFGRSLPPDPDFHKFLAFEDEASMEGDAHGRVAVLPRRDVP encoded by the coding sequence ATGACCCCGATCCGCACCATCCTGGTTCCAACCGATTTCTCGCCGCAGTCGAATCACGCCCTCAGCACCGCCGCCGCCCTGGCCCGCGAGCATGGGGCGCGCCTGGTGGTGGTGAACGTCGAGCTGCTGTGTTCCGACGACCCGCCCCCGAGTTCGCACGCCGAGGAGTCCTTCCGACGGGCGTGCGAGGAACGGCTCGATCGCTTTTGCAAGCCTGCGCGAGGAGTGACTCTCGAAAAGAGGCTGACGCGCGGCGCGCCCGCCGAGGAAATCCTCCGCGTCGCCGAGGCTTCCGATTGCGACCTCATCGTCATGGGCACCCACGGACGCACGGGCCTGGGCCGCTTGCTACTTGGCAGCGTAACCGAGCAGGTTATGCGCCGTGCGAAGGTCTCCATGCTCGCCATCCGCGTACCTGCCGATGACGCCGAGTCCGAATCCGGCGACGAGGCGGAGACGCTCCAAGAGGCGGGGGGGTCTCCGGTCCGCACTATCTTGGTCCCGATGGATTTCTCCAAGAACGCGAACTACGCCTTCGACACGGCCATCTCCTTGGCTCGCGATTCCGGCGCGCGGGTCATCTTGCTTCACGTCGAGGAATTGGAAGAGCCGATATGGTCGGGCGAGCTGCCCGCGGCGTACGACGCCGAGGTGGTATTAAGGAAGCACGCACGCAAGCGGCTGAGAACCTGCTGCGATGCGGTGACGGGCGTCGCCGTGGAGTGGAGATCGACCTCGGGCCGCCCGGCCGAAGAGATCCTCCGCGTCGCGGACGAGTCCCATTGCGACCTCATCATCATGAGCACACACGGATCCAGAGGGCTGGATCGGCTGCTGTTCGGCAGCGTCGCCGAGGAGGTGCTGCGGCGGACGAAGTGCCCGCTCCTCGTCGTGAAGACTCCGGTCCGCACCGTCGCCTCGCACGACCCGATGGACCCGGCCTTCACCAAGGTGGGGCCGCCCCGTAGCGAGAAAGAGTCGAGCCTCGTCCCGACGATTGAACAGCACACCACCCCCCCGAAGGCCGACGCTGACAAGATCGTCGTCCTGCACGGCCTCTGCCCCTGCACGGGGCACCCCGTCTCCTACGTCCACCATCACGAGTTCCCCGAGGTCGTCGGCGAGGGTGACACGGACGCCGAAGGCGTGAATCACCTGACGCTCCTGCTCGGCCGGGCCCGCGACAACGCCGGCGGCGACTGGCGGAGGGATGCGATCGATCGGGCCGTCGAGGATGCGGCGGAATTCGGCAGGTCACTCCCGCCCGACCCAGACTTCCACAAGTTCCTGGCGTTCGAGGACGAAGCGTCCATGGAGGGCGATGCGCACGGGAGGGTCGCCGTCCTACCCCGAAGAGACGTCCCATGA
- a CDS encoding acyl-CoA carboxylase subunit beta, with protein MHEIIRRLDEKRAAARLGGGPRRIAAQHAKGKLTARERLELLLDPGSFEEWDMFKEHRCVDFGMGEQLIPGDGVVTGYGTINGRLTFVFSQDFTVFGGSLSESHAEKICKVMDQAMKVGAPIIGLNDSGGARIQEGVASLGGYADVFQRNVIASGVVPQISVVMGPCAGGAVYSPAMTDFIFMVKDSSYMFVTGPEVVKTVTHEEVTAEELGGASTHTIRSGVADLAFENDVEALLMTRRLFMFIPSSNREKPPVVPTEDPVDRVEPSLDSLAPNDPNTPYDVKELLVKVVDESDFFELMPDHARNIVIGFGRIGGRSVGFVANQPLVLAGCLDIKSAIKAARFVRFCDAFGIPVVTFVDVPGFLPGVAQEYGGIIKHGAKLLYAYAECTVPKVTVITRKAYGGAYDVMASKHLRGDVNFAWPSAEIAVMGPKGAVEIIFRDEKGDPAKLIERERAYREKFANPFIAGHRGFIDDVIMPSETRRRIARSLEMLRNKKLENPWRKHGNIPL; from the coding sequence ATGCACGAGATCATTCGCCGGCTCGACGAGAAACGAGCGGCCGCGCGACTGGGCGGAGGACCGAGACGGATCGCCGCCCAGCACGCCAAGGGCAAGCTGACGGCTCGCGAGCGGCTTGAACTGCTGCTCGATCCCGGCTCGTTCGAAGAGTGGGATATGTTCAAGGAGCACCGCTGCGTCGACTTCGGGATGGGGGAACAGCTCATACCGGGCGATGGCGTGGTAACGGGCTACGGGACCATCAACGGCCGCTTGACGTTCGTCTTCAGCCAGGACTTCACCGTCTTCGGCGGGTCGCTCTCCGAGTCGCACGCCGAGAAGATCTGCAAGGTCATGGACCAGGCGATGAAGGTCGGTGCTCCGATCATCGGGCTCAACGATTCGGGAGGCGCGCGGATCCAGGAAGGGGTCGCGTCGCTGGGGGGCTATGCCGACGTCTTTCAGCGCAACGTAATCGCCTCGGGCGTGGTGCCGCAGATCTCGGTCGTGATGGGGCCGTGCGCGGGGGGCGCGGTGTACTCGCCGGCGATGACCGACTTCATCTTCATGGTCAAAGACTCGTCGTACATGTTCGTGACCGGCCCGGAGGTCGTGAAGACGGTCACGCACGAGGAGGTGACCGCCGAGGAGCTTGGCGGCGCTTCGACGCATACGATCCGCTCGGGCGTGGCCGACTTGGCGTTCGAGAACGACGTCGAGGCGCTGTTGATGACGCGCCGGCTTTTTATGTTCATCCCTTCGAGCAACCGGGAGAAGCCTCCCGTCGTGCCGACGGAAGACCCGGTCGACCGCGTCGAACCCTCGCTCGACTCGCTCGCGCCCAACGATCCGAATACGCCGTACGACGTCAAGGAGCTGCTCGTCAAGGTCGTCGACGAGTCGGACTTCTTCGAGCTGATGCCCGACCACGCCCGCAACATCGTGATCGGCTTCGGCCGGATCGGCGGCCGGAGCGTGGGGTTCGTGGCCAATCAACCGCTCGTGCTGGCCGGCTGCCTCGACATCAAGAGCGCGATCAAGGCCGCGCGGTTCGTCCGCTTCTGCGACGCCTTCGGCATCCCCGTCGTCACGTTCGTCGACGTCCCCGGGTTCCTGCCGGGAGTCGCCCAGGAGTACGGGGGGATCATCAAGCACGGGGCCAAGCTGCTTTATGCGTACGCGGAATGCACCGTCCCCAAGGTCACGGTCATCACCCGCAAGGCGTACGGCGGCGCGTACGACGTGATGGCGTCGAAGCACCTGCGCGGCGACGTAAACTTCGCCTGGCCCTCGGCCGAGATCGCCGTGATGGGGCCGAAGGGCGCCGTCGAGATCATCTTCCGCGACGAGAAGGGGGACCCGGCCAAGCTCATCGAGCGCGAGCGCGCGTATCGCGAGAAGTTCGCCAACCCGTTCATTGCAGGGCATCGCGGCTTCATCGACGATGTGATCATGCCGAGCGAGACTCGCAGGAGGATTGCGCGGTCGCTGGAGATGCTTCGCAATAAGAAGCTGGAGAATCCCTGGCGCAAGCACGGCAACATCCCCTTATGA
- a CDS encoding BON domain-containing protein → MLTPRHPSSTLSPQDPTVADGPAKLAEAIRSALGRCGYSALKDVACDVTDGVALLRGRVPSYYLKQVAQMAAMDAAGVHSVVNRIDVVTSSNARAGSSSVRLID, encoded by the coding sequence GTGCTGACGCCCCGACATCCATCTTCAACGCTCTCTCCGCAAGACCCGACCGTCGCAGACGGCCCCGCCAAACTCGCCGAGGCGATCAGGTCCGCCCTCGGACGCTGTGGCTACTCGGCGCTAAAGGATGTGGCGTGCGACGTGACGGATGGCGTGGCGCTGCTCCGAGGACGCGTGCCCTCATACTACCTGAAACAGGTCGCCCAGATGGCAGCCATGGACGCTGCGGGCGTTCATTCGGTCGTCAACAGGATCGACGTCGTCACATCAAGCAACGCACGAGCCGGATCCTCAAGTGTTCGGCTCATCGACTGA
- a CDS encoding acetyl-CoA carboxylase biotin carboxylase subunit: MFQKILIANRGEIACRIVRTVRAMGIKTVAVYSEADKDALHVDLADEAVAIGPAPARQSYLNIDAVIAACKLTGAEAVHPGYGFLSENEAFARRLAAEGIVFIGPQPDAIAAMGDKIASKRLAREAGVNVIPGHDEPIASARQAVDIAREVGYPVMIKASAGGGGKGLRVAHNDAEAAEGFDSCRAEAASAFGDDRVFLEKYIASPRHIEIQVLGDAHGHVVSLWERECSLQRRHQKVVEESPSPFLDEPTRQAMSEQAVALAKAVAYQSAGTVEFVVGADRSFYFLEMNTRLQVEHPVTEMITGLDLVEQMIRVAAGEKLGFTQEQVRRDGWAIECRINAENPFRNFLPSTGRLVRYRPPDAEPGAVRIDTGVVEGDEISIHYDSMIAKLITHGRTRNEAIGRMHEALDAFVIRGVVSNLAFQAALTRNPRFVAGEIDTGLIAEDYSDGFRPSSLIHDDPLLLAAVAAYARRRYIERASAVSGQLEGHSRKVDDDWVVLTDDARYKLVVVLEAGGCAIVHGGSRHQLRTDWKLGDLLLRGVWNGREICVQVERIGLKYRVLHRGTQFDAFVMTTRAAELLALMPRKPAPDLSKFLLSPMPGLLAELSVQVGKEVHTGETLAVIEAMKMRNILKADHDRIVAELLAEPGASLAVDQPILRFE; encoded by the coding sequence TTGTTTCAGAAAATCCTGATCGCGAATCGCGGCGAGATCGCCTGCCGGATCGTGCGGACCGTGCGCGCGATGGGCATCAAGACCGTCGCCGTGTACTCCGAGGCCGACAAGGACGCGCTCCACGTCGATCTTGCCGACGAGGCCGTTGCGATCGGTCCCGCACCGGCCCGGCAGTCGTATCTGAACATCGACGCCGTGATCGCCGCCTGCAAGCTTACCGGGGCCGAGGCCGTCCACCCCGGCTACGGCTTCCTGTCGGAGAACGAGGCGTTCGCCCGGCGGCTCGCGGCCGAGGGGATCGTCTTCATCGGCCCGCAGCCCGACGCGATCGCGGCGATGGGCGACAAGATCGCCTCGAAGCGACTGGCGCGCGAGGCCGGCGTCAACGTGATTCCCGGTCATGACGAGCCGATCGCCTCGGCCCGCCAGGCGGTCGACATTGCGCGCGAAGTCGGCTATCCGGTGATGATCAAGGCGTCGGCCGGCGGCGGCGGCAAGGGGCTGCGCGTGGCGCATAACGACGCCGAGGCCGCCGAGGGGTTCGACTCCTGCCGGGCCGAAGCCGCTTCCGCCTTCGGCGACGATCGCGTTTTCCTCGAAAAGTACATCGCGAGCCCGCGCCATATCGAGATCCAGGTCCTTGGCGACGCGCACGGCCACGTCGTCTCGCTCTGGGAGCGCGAGTGCTCGTTGCAGCGGAGGCATCAAAAGGTCGTCGAGGAATCCCCCTCGCCGTTCCTCGACGAACCCACGCGGCAGGCGATGAGCGAGCAGGCCGTCGCGCTGGCGAAAGCCGTCGCGTACCAGTCGGCCGGGACCGTCGAGTTCGTCGTCGGCGCGGATCGGAGCTTCTATTTTCTGGAGATGAACACGAGGCTTCAGGTCGAACATCCGGTCACCGAGATGATCACCGGGCTCGACCTGGTCGAGCAGATGATCCGCGTCGCGGCGGGCGAGAAGCTCGGGTTTACGCAGGAACAAGTGCGCCGCGATGGATGGGCGATCGAGTGCCGGATCAACGCCGAGAACCCGTTCCGCAACTTCCTGCCGTCGACCGGCCGGCTGGTGCGGTATCGTCCGCCTGACGCCGAGCCCGGCGCGGTGCGTATCGACACGGGCGTGGTGGAGGGGGACGAGATCTCGATCCACTACGACTCGATGATCGCCAAGCTGATCACCCACGGCCGGACCCGGAACGAGGCGATCGGCCGGATGCACGAGGCTCTCGACGCGTTCGTGATCCGGGGCGTCGTCTCGAACCTCGCGTTCCAGGCGGCCCTGACGCGCAACCCTCGGTTCGTCGCCGGCGAGATCGACACCGGGCTGATCGCCGAGGACTACTCTGACGGCTTCCGACCGTCGAGCCTTATCCATGACGATCCGCTTTTGCTGGCGGCCGTCGCCGCCTACGCCCGGCGACGTTATATCGAGCGTGCCTCGGCCGTGAGCGGTCAGCTCGAAGGCCACTCGCGAAAGGTCGACGATGACTGGGTCGTCCTCACGGACGACGCTCGATACAAACTTGTCGTCGTCCTCGAAGCCGGCGGCTGCGCGATCGTCCACGGCGGCTCGCGTCATCAGTTGCGAACCGACTGGAAGCTCGGCGACTTGCTCCTTCGCGGCGTCTGGAACGGCCGCGAGATCTGCGTGCAGGTCGAGCGGATCGGTCTGAAGTACCGCGTCCTCCACCGGGGAACGCAGTTCGACGCGTTCGTCATGACGACCCGAGCGGCCGAGCTGCTGGCCCTGATGCCCCGGAAGCCCGCGCCGGATCTCTCCAAATTCCTTCTTTCCCCTATGCCTGGCCTGCTGGCCGAACTGAGCGTCCAGGTCGGCAAGGAAGTCCACACCGGCGAAACGCTCGCGGTCATTGAGGCCATGAAGATGCGGAACATCCTCAAAGCCGACCACGACCGCATCGTCGCCGAACTCCTCGCCGAGCCCGGCGCCAGCCTCGCCGTCGACCAGCCGATCCTGCGGTTCGAGTGA
- a CDS encoding RNA polymerase sigma factor, with protein MSLSATLYSPTRSDRLRVGSGRRSPRRPTAPGGEATSQTRRPSPAAEATDDLESSSDEDLLGHYREDREPESLAELLRRYSGELHRYLARYLGDAILAEDVLQDVFLLVHAKCSLYRDGWPARPWLYAVARHRAIDVLRRARHRPALRLDSPQVGDDPGPLAELLASTEPGPLEELQERERQRWVCESLARLPELQRQTLELSYYQGLPDAEIACLLGIPLGTVKSRLHCAIARLRVLAERYNRAGEP; from the coding sequence ATGTCCTTGTCCGCGACGCTTTATTCACCAACCCGGAGCGATCGGCTCCGTGTTGGATCCGGACGTCGATCGCCTCGCCGGCCCACCGCGCCAGGAGGGGAAGCGACATCCCAAACTCGCCGACCGAGCCCCGCGGCAGAGGCGACGGACGACCTCGAGTCGTCGAGCGACGAGGACCTGCTCGGCCACTATCGGGAAGACCGAGAGCCCGAGAGCCTGGCCGAACTCTTACGCCGCTACTCCGGTGAGCTGCACCGTTACCTCGCACGATACCTCGGCGACGCGATCCTGGCCGAGGACGTGCTCCAGGACGTATTCCTCCTGGTTCACGCCAAGTGCAGCCTGTACAGGGACGGGTGGCCGGCCCGGCCGTGGCTGTACGCAGTCGCTCGCCATCGCGCGATCGACGTCCTGCGGCGGGCCCGGCATCGGCCTGCGCTCCGGCTCGACTCGCCGCAAGTGGGGGATGATCCCGGTCCCCTCGCCGAACTGTTGGCCAGCACTGAGCCGGGGCCGCTCGAGGAGTTGCAAGAACGGGAGCGTCAGCGGTGGGTCTGCGAGAGCTTGGCCCGGCTGCCGGAGTTGCAGCGCCAGACGCTGGAGCTGTCCTACTACCAGGGTCTTCCGGACGCCGAGATCGCCTGCCTTTTGGGGATTCCCCTCGGCACGGTCAAGTCGCGGCTGCATTGCGCAATCGCCCGACTGCGCGTTCTGGCCGAGCGGTACAATCGGGCGGGGGAGCCATGA
- a CDS encoding DnaJ domain-containing protein: MFLRFRKMRGKTYWQVIESYRDGKRLRHRTVFRLGAYETREAAQLAWDEAVAKQEESRSGAEGDREACLAALGLTFPTTLEQVRAAYRRKAVEIHPDRGGTHEAMVELNQAYQAAREMVEA; this comes from the coding sequence ATGTTCCTGCGGTTCAGGAAGATGCGGGGAAAGACCTACTGGCAGGTGATCGAGTCGTATCGCGACGGGAAGCGACTTCGGCATCGGACCGTCTTCCGTCTCGGCGCGTATGAGACCCGCGAAGCGGCCCAGCTCGCCTGGGATGAAGCAGTGGCGAAGCAGGAAGAGTCTCGCTCGGGGGCTGAAGGAGATCGCGAGGCCTGCCTCGCCGCGCTCGGCCTGACCTTTCCGACGACGCTGGAGCAAGTCCGGGCCGCCTATCGCCGCAAGGCCGTGGAGATCCACCCGGACCGAGGCGGAACCCATGAGGCGATGGTCGAGTTGAACCAAGCCTACCAAGCGGCACGGGAGATGGTGGAAGCCTGA
- the meaB gene encoding methylmalonyl Co-A mutase-associated GTPase MeaB, with amino-acid sequence MDHEPKTSTVALDPIDQALVDGVLDRRPRALAKAITLVESTRADHARRASGVLDALLPHTGRSIRLGISGSPGAGKSTFIEALGLELIRQGRRVAVLAVDPSSTISGGSILGDKTRMERLSVSPDAFIRPSPSRGSLGGVGDKTREAMLICEASGFDVVIVETVGVGQSETTVAGMVDAFVLIQLPNAGDDLQAMKKGIVELADVIVVNKADIDPAAAEIGRRQLAGALSLLHSSSSPWKPVVVTASASKGDGIAKFWTEIERHHKLLTDTGELAEKRRRQAVEWMWSLIDAGLRSRFRSNPRVRRDLDALSRSVAQGETTPSAAAYRLLDHVESANL; translated from the coding sequence ATGGATCACGAACCCAAGACAAGCACAGTCGCCCTGGACCCGATTGACCAGGCGCTGGTGGACGGCGTACTGGACCGTCGGCCGCGCGCGTTGGCCAAGGCAATCACGCTGGTCGAGTCGACGCGGGCCGATCACGCGCGGCGGGCGTCGGGCGTGCTCGACGCGCTCTTACCGCACACGGGGCGATCGATCCGGCTGGGGATCAGCGGATCGCCGGGGGCGGGCAAGTCGACGTTCATCGAGGCGCTCGGCCTGGAGCTGATCCGCCAGGGAAGGCGCGTCGCCGTGCTGGCCGTCGATCCGTCCAGCACGATCTCGGGAGGCTCGATCCTGGGGGACAAGACCCGTATGGAGCGGCTGTCGGTCAGTCCCGACGCCTTCATCCGCCCCTCGCCGTCGCGCGGCTCGCTCGGGGGCGTCGGCGACAAGACGCGCGAGGCGATGCTGATCTGCGAGGCGTCGGGCTTCGACGTGGTGATCGTCGAGACGGTCGGCGTGGGGCAGTCGGAAACGACCGTCGCCGGCATGGTCGACGCCTTCGTGCTGATCCAGCTTCCCAACGCCGGCGATGACCTTCAGGCGATGAAGAAGGGGATCGTCGAGCTGGCCGATGTGATCGTCGTCAACAAGGCCGACATCGACCCGGCCGCCGCCGAGATCGGCCGCCGCCAGCTCGCCGGCGCGCTGTCGCTGCTTCACTCGTCGTCATCTCCCTGGAAGCCCGTCGTCGTGACGGCGAGCGCCTCCAAGGGCGACGGGATCGCCAAGTTCTGGACCGAGATTGAGCGGCACCACAAGCTGTTGACCGACACGGGCGAGCTGGCCGAGAAGCGACGTCGGCAGGCGGTCGAGTGGATGTGGAGCCTGATCGACGCCGGCCTTCGGTCGCGGTTCCGCAGCAACCCGCGCGTCCGCCGCGATCTCGATGCGCTCAGCCGGTCGGTCGCCCAGGGCGAGACCACGCCGAGCGCGGCGGCCTATCGACTTCTTGACCACGTCGAGTCGGCGAACCTCTGA